One genomic region from Osmerus eperlanus chromosome 6, fOsmEpe2.1, whole genome shotgun sequence encodes:
- the LOC134022836 gene encoding uncharacterized protein LOC134022836 — protein sequence MAEILNVSRSTVKRRLRRLNLSQAGRFSDLSDTTLDDKVKDLVAGNDRLGPESVRAQLRAEGIRVQRRRVRDSMLRVNPRAAALRAMSQRLHRRSYRVAGPNSLWHLDGNHKLIRCRIVIHGGIDGYSRLVVFLRASSNNRSSTVMDCFMNAVTRYGVPSRVRTDHGGENNAVCLFMNIFRGSGRGSALRGRSTHNQRIERLWADLWRGLTNVYYHLVNFLESEGIVDIDNEMHVWALHYVYLPRINRHGRLLQPVEPPWFKD from the exons ATGGCCGAGATCCTCAATGTGTCCCGTTCCACAGTCAAACGGCGCCTACG ACGCTTGAATCTTTCACAGGCGGGGCGTTTTTCAGACTTGTCAGACACTACTCTGGACGATAAGGTCAAGGATCTGGTGGCTGGGAACGACAGACTTGGACCGGAGTCCGTCCGAGCACAACTGAGGGCAGAGGGAATCCGGGTGCAGAGACGCAGAGTGAGGGATAGCATGCTTCGCGTTAACCCGAGGGCGGCTGCCCTCAGAGCCATGTCGCAGAGGCTGCACAGAAGGTCCTACCGTGTCGCTGGTCCAAATTCTTTATGGCACCTGGATGGAAACCACAAACTGATAAG GTGTAGGATAGTCATCCACGGTGGCATTGATGGCTACAGTCGCCTTGTTGTGTTTCTCCGTGCTTCCAGCAACAATCGCAGCAGTACTGTAATGGACTGCTTCATGAATGCAGTGACCAGATATGGTGTTCCGTCCAGGGTCAGAACAGACCACGGAGGAGAAAACAACGCTGTCTGTTTATTCATGAACATTTTCAGAGGGTCTGGTAGAGGCAGTGCTTTGAGGGGAAGGAGCACACACAATCAGAGGATTGAGAGACTGTGGGCTGACCTGTGGCGTGGTTTGACCAATGTCTACTACCATCTGGTCAATTTCCTtgagagtgaggggattgtggaCATTGACAATGAAATGCATGTCTGGGCTCTGCATTATGTGTATCTACCTAGAATCAATAGACATGGCAGACTTCTGCAACCAGTGGAACCACCATGGTTTAAGGACTGA